A stretch of the Equus quagga isolate Etosha38 chromosome 9, UCLA_HA_Equagga_1.0, whole genome shotgun sequence genome encodes the following:
- the RASAL3 gene encoding RAS protein activator like-3 isoform X1, producing MWADTRQNCHLSSPRRSPVMDPPSLSQASQAQCAAPAPLTSYRWHTGGGGDKGAGGFRWGRLGGWGRALSHQEPTASSQPAPRSLFRRVLSAPPKESRTSRLRLSKTLWGRQKSPPQDSEPEAPEPEPKPEAPAPQIPEAPTPDVPIWNIGAFTLLDGRLVLLGGEEEGPRRSRVGSASSEGSIQAAMGNLRDPDRTPGKTEAEAAGPNQVHNVRGLLKRLKEKKKARSELGANASRDGPPSALGSRESLATLSELDLGAEREVRVWPLHPSLLEEPHCFQVTWAGGSRCFSCRSAAERDRWIEDLRRHFQPSQDNLEREETWLSVWVHEAKGLPRAAAGAPGVCAELWLDGALLARTAPRAGPGQLFWAERFHFEALPPARRLSLRLRGAGPGGAVLGRAALALEELSVPRAPAAGLERWFPLFGAPAGAALRARIRARRLRVLPSERYKELAEFLTFHYARLCGALEPALSAQAKEELAAAMVRVLQATGRAQALVTDLGTAELARSGGREALLFRENTLATKAIDEYMKLVAQDYLQETLGQIVRRLCASSEDCEVDPSKCQSAELPQHQARLQNSCEEVFQSIVRSHDWFPAELGTVFSGWREACKARGSEALGPRLVCASLFLRLLCPAILAPSLFGLAPEHPAPGPARALTLIAKVIQNLANRAPFGEKEAYMTFMNSFLEDHGPAMQRFLDQVAMVDVDAAPSGYQGSSDLALQLAVLHAQLCTIFAELDQATRDSLEPLPTILHAIEEGRPVPVSVPMRLPPPPAQVHSSFSAGEKPGFLAPRDLPKHTPLISKSQSLRSVQRAGSWARQRPDEERPRRLPRPVQRTQSVPAGRPTRRRPSAGPRPRPQGSVRTGPVPRGRPWTGASASLPRKPSVPWQRQLDQPRDRDQALGTHRPMGKLAELQCEVAALREEQKTLSGLVESLSTDIRALTEQQEQLRGQLQELDSRLREGTSQLDPGHHPPSSEDHRLKSLERRLAELENAQVQLRDAVQNLQLLPRTSGSRSQLLALKAPCVNGDTT from the exons ATGTGGGCAGACACACGGCAGAACTGTCACCTCTCATCCCCCAGGAGAAGCCCCGTCATGGACCCACCGTCGCTGAGCCAGGCCTCCCAAGCCCAGTGTGCAGCCCCAGCACCACTGACCTCCTACCGCTGGCACACAGGGGGCGGTGGGGACAAGGGGGCTGGAGGGTTCCGCTGGGGCCGCcttgggggctggggaagggcgCTGAGCCACCAGGAGCCCAcagccagcagccagccagcccctCGCTCGCTGTTCCGTCGTGTCCTCTCTGCACCCCCCAAGGAGTCGCGCACGAGCCGCCTCCGGCTATCCAAGACCCTCTGGGGGAGGCAGAAGAGCCCACCGCAGGACTCAGAGCCAGAGGCCCCAG AGCCCGAGCCCAAGCCGGAGGCCCCCGCCCCACAGATCCCTGAGGCCCCCACACCCGATGTGCCCATCTGGAACATTGGGGCCTTCACTCTGCTCGATGGCAGGCTGGTGCTGCTGGGTGGTGAGGAGGAG GGTCCTCGCCGCTCACGGGTTGGGAGTGCTAGCTCTGAGGGCAGCATCCAGGCGGCCATGGGGAACCTCAGGGATCCAG ATCGGACCCCTGGAAAGACCGAGGCAGAGGCTGCTGGCCCCAACCAGGTCCACAATGTTCGG ggGTTGCTCAAGcgactgaaagagaagaaaaaggccaGGTCGGAGCTGGGAGCCAATGCCTCCCGGGATGG accccccAGTGCTCTGGGCTCTCGGGAATCGCTGGCCACACTCTCCGAGCTGGACCTGGGCGCTGAGAGGGAAGTGCGGGTCTGGCCTCTGCACCCCAGCCTCCTGGAGGAGCCGCACTGCTTCCAG GTAACGTGGGCGGGCGGGAGCCGCTGTTTCTCCTGTCGCTCGGCCGCTGAGAGAGACCGCTGGATCGAGGACCTTCGTCGCCACTTCCAGCCCAGCCAG GACAACCTGGAGCGGGAAGAGACGTGGCTGAGCGTGTGGGTGCACGAGGCAAAGGGGCTGCCCCGGGCCGCGGCGGGGGCGCCGGGCGTGTGCGCCGAGCTTTGGCTAGACGGCGCGCTGCTGGCGCGCACGGCGCCGCGGGCGGGGCCGGGCCAGCTCTTCTGGGCCGAGCGCTTCCACTTCGAGGCGCTGCCGCCGGCACGACGGCTGTCATTGCGGCTGCGCGGCGCGGGCCCGGGTGGCGCGGTGCTGGGCCGCGCGGCGTTGGCCCTGGAAGAGCTGAGCGTCCCCCGCGCGCCCGCCGCCGGCCTGGAGCGCTGGTTCCCGCTGTTTGGGGCGCCCGCGGGCGCGGCGCTGCGGGCGCGGATCCGGGCGCGGCGCCTGCGCGTGCTGCCGTCCGAGCGCTACAAGGAGCTGGCGGAGTTCCTCACTTTCCACTACGCGCGCCTCTGCGGGGCGCTCGAGCCGGCGCTGTCCGCGCAGGCCAAGGAGGAGCTGGCGGCGGCCATGGTGCGCGTGCTGCAGGCCACCGGCAGGGCGCAG GCACTGGTGACAGACCTGGGCACCGCGGAGCTGGCGCGCAGTGGAGGCCGTGAGGCGCTGCTGTTTCGGGAAAACACGTTGGCCACCAAGGCCATCGACGAATACATGAAGCTGGTGGCACAGGATTACCTCCAAGAGACTCTGG GGCAGATCGTGCGGCGTCTCTGTGCCTCCTCTGAGGACTGTGAGGTGGACCCCAGCAAGTGCCAATCCGCAGAGCTACCCCAGCACCAGGCGAGACTGCAAAACAGCTGTGAGGAGGTCTTCCAGAGCATCGTCCGCTCCCACGA CTGGTTTCCAGCGGAGCTGGGCACCGTGTTCTCCGGCTGGCGAGAAGCATGCAAGGCACGTGGCTCTGAGGCGCTGGGCCCTCGACTGGTGTGTGCCTCTCTCTTCCTGCGGCTCCTGTGTCCTGCCATCCTGGCACCCAGCCTCTTTGGCCTGGCACCAGAGCACCCAGCACCCGGCCCAGCCCGCGCCCTCACGCTGATCGCCAAGGTCATCCAGAACCTCGCCAACCGTGCCCC GTTTGGTGAGAAGGAGGCCTACATGACCTTCATGAATAGCTTCCTGGAGGATCATGGACCAGCCATGCAACGCTTCCTGGACCAAGTAGCCATGGTGGATGTGGATGCGGCACCCAGTGGTTACCAGGGCAGCAGTGACCTGGCCCTCCAGCTTGCGGTCCTGCATGCACAGCTTTGTACCATCTTTGCTGAACTTGACCAG GCGACTCGTGACAGCCTGGAACCGCTGCCCACCATCCTGCATGCCATTGAGGAGGGCCGGCCTGTGCCTGTGTCTGTGCCGATGCGCCTCCCACCACCCCCGGCCCAGGTCCACTCCAG ctTCTCTGCAGGGGAGAAACCCGGCTTCCTGGCCCCTCGGGACCTCCCCAAGCACACCCCTCTCATTTCCAAGAGCCAGTCCCTGCGCAGCGTCCAGCGCGCAGGGAGTTGGGCCCGGCAGCGGCCAGACGAGGAGAGGCCCCGGAGGCTGCCCAGGCCGGTGCAGCGCACGCAGAGCGTCCCGGCTGGCCGCCCCACTCGCCGCCGCCCGTCTGCAGGGCCCAGGCCGCGACCCCAAGGCTCCGTACGCACGGGCCCCGTGCCCCGCGGCCGGCCCTGGACTGGAGCCTCGGCCTCGCTACCACGGAAGCCATCGGTGCCCTGGCAGCGCCAGCTGGACCAGCCACGAGACAGAGACCAAGCGCTGGGCACGCACCGACCTATGGGCAAG ctGGCAGAGCTGCAGTGCGAGGTGGCCGCGCTGCGCGAAGAACAGAAGACGCTGTCCGGCCTGGTGGAGTCGCTGAGCACCGACATCCGGGCGTTGACCGAGCAGCAGGAGCAGCTTCGGGGCCAGCTGCAGGAGCTGGACTCCAGGCTCCGTGAAGG GACGTCGCAGTTGGATCCGGGGCACCATCCTCCAAGCAGTGAGGACCACCGGCTGAAAAGTCTG GAGCGCCGCCTAGCGGAGCTGGAGAATGCTCAGGTCCAGCTGAGGGATGCCGTCCAGAACCTGCAGCTTCTTCCCAGGACATCAGGATCCCGGAGCCAGCTCCTAGCCCTCAAAGCACCATGCGTCAACGGAGACACCACCTGA
- the RASAL3 gene encoding RAS protein activator like-3 isoform X2 has product MDPPSLSQASQAQCAAPAPLTSYRWHTGGGGDKGAGGFRWGRLGGWGRALSHQEPTASSQPAPRSLFRRVLSAPPKESRTSRLRLSKTLWGRQKSPPQDSEPEAPEPEPKPEAPAPQIPEAPTPDVPIWNIGAFTLLDGRLVLLGGEEEGPRRSRVGSASSEGSIQAAMGNLRDPDRTPGKTEAEAAGPNQVHNVRGLLKRLKEKKKARSELGANASRDGPPSALGSRESLATLSELDLGAEREVRVWPLHPSLLEEPHCFQVTWAGGSRCFSCRSAAERDRWIEDLRRHFQPSQDNLEREETWLSVWVHEAKGLPRAAAGAPGVCAELWLDGALLARTAPRAGPGQLFWAERFHFEALPPARRLSLRLRGAGPGGAVLGRAALALEELSVPRAPAAGLERWFPLFGAPAGAALRARIRARRLRVLPSERYKELAEFLTFHYARLCGALEPALSAQAKEELAAAMVRVLQATGRAQALVTDLGTAELARSGGREALLFRENTLATKAIDEYMKLVAQDYLQETLGQIVRRLCASSEDCEVDPSKCQSAELPQHQARLQNSCEEVFQSIVRSHDWFPAELGTVFSGWREACKARGSEALGPRLVCASLFLRLLCPAILAPSLFGLAPEHPAPGPARALTLIAKVIQNLANRAPFGEKEAYMTFMNSFLEDHGPAMQRFLDQVAMVDVDAAPSGYQGSSDLALQLAVLHAQLCTIFAELDQATRDSLEPLPTILHAIEEGRPVPVSVPMRLPPPPAQVHSSFSAGEKPGFLAPRDLPKHTPLISKSQSLRSVQRAGSWARQRPDEERPRRLPRPVQRTQSVPAGRPTRRRPSAGPRPRPQGSVRTGPVPRGRPWTGASASLPRKPSVPWQRQLDQPRDRDQALGTHRPMGKLAELQCEVAALREEQKTLSGLVESLSTDIRALTEQQEQLRGQLQELDSRLREGTSQLDPGHHPPSSEDHRLKSLERRLAELENAQVQLRDAVQNLQLLPRTSGSRSQLLALKAPCVNGDTT; this is encoded by the exons ATGGACCCACCGTCGCTGAGCCAGGCCTCCCAAGCCCAGTGTGCAGCCCCAGCACCACTGACCTCCTACCGCTGGCACACAGGGGGCGGTGGGGACAAGGGGGCTGGAGGGTTCCGCTGGGGCCGCcttgggggctggggaagggcgCTGAGCCACCAGGAGCCCAcagccagcagccagccagcccctCGCTCGCTGTTCCGTCGTGTCCTCTCTGCACCCCCCAAGGAGTCGCGCACGAGCCGCCTCCGGCTATCCAAGACCCTCTGGGGGAGGCAGAAGAGCCCACCGCAGGACTCAGAGCCAGAGGCCCCAG AGCCCGAGCCCAAGCCGGAGGCCCCCGCCCCACAGATCCCTGAGGCCCCCACACCCGATGTGCCCATCTGGAACATTGGGGCCTTCACTCTGCTCGATGGCAGGCTGGTGCTGCTGGGTGGTGAGGAGGAG GGTCCTCGCCGCTCACGGGTTGGGAGTGCTAGCTCTGAGGGCAGCATCCAGGCGGCCATGGGGAACCTCAGGGATCCAG ATCGGACCCCTGGAAAGACCGAGGCAGAGGCTGCTGGCCCCAACCAGGTCCACAATGTTCGG ggGTTGCTCAAGcgactgaaagagaagaaaaaggccaGGTCGGAGCTGGGAGCCAATGCCTCCCGGGATGG accccccAGTGCTCTGGGCTCTCGGGAATCGCTGGCCACACTCTCCGAGCTGGACCTGGGCGCTGAGAGGGAAGTGCGGGTCTGGCCTCTGCACCCCAGCCTCCTGGAGGAGCCGCACTGCTTCCAG GTAACGTGGGCGGGCGGGAGCCGCTGTTTCTCCTGTCGCTCGGCCGCTGAGAGAGACCGCTGGATCGAGGACCTTCGTCGCCACTTCCAGCCCAGCCAG GACAACCTGGAGCGGGAAGAGACGTGGCTGAGCGTGTGGGTGCACGAGGCAAAGGGGCTGCCCCGGGCCGCGGCGGGGGCGCCGGGCGTGTGCGCCGAGCTTTGGCTAGACGGCGCGCTGCTGGCGCGCACGGCGCCGCGGGCGGGGCCGGGCCAGCTCTTCTGGGCCGAGCGCTTCCACTTCGAGGCGCTGCCGCCGGCACGACGGCTGTCATTGCGGCTGCGCGGCGCGGGCCCGGGTGGCGCGGTGCTGGGCCGCGCGGCGTTGGCCCTGGAAGAGCTGAGCGTCCCCCGCGCGCCCGCCGCCGGCCTGGAGCGCTGGTTCCCGCTGTTTGGGGCGCCCGCGGGCGCGGCGCTGCGGGCGCGGATCCGGGCGCGGCGCCTGCGCGTGCTGCCGTCCGAGCGCTACAAGGAGCTGGCGGAGTTCCTCACTTTCCACTACGCGCGCCTCTGCGGGGCGCTCGAGCCGGCGCTGTCCGCGCAGGCCAAGGAGGAGCTGGCGGCGGCCATGGTGCGCGTGCTGCAGGCCACCGGCAGGGCGCAG GCACTGGTGACAGACCTGGGCACCGCGGAGCTGGCGCGCAGTGGAGGCCGTGAGGCGCTGCTGTTTCGGGAAAACACGTTGGCCACCAAGGCCATCGACGAATACATGAAGCTGGTGGCACAGGATTACCTCCAAGAGACTCTGG GGCAGATCGTGCGGCGTCTCTGTGCCTCCTCTGAGGACTGTGAGGTGGACCCCAGCAAGTGCCAATCCGCAGAGCTACCCCAGCACCAGGCGAGACTGCAAAACAGCTGTGAGGAGGTCTTCCAGAGCATCGTCCGCTCCCACGA CTGGTTTCCAGCGGAGCTGGGCACCGTGTTCTCCGGCTGGCGAGAAGCATGCAAGGCACGTGGCTCTGAGGCGCTGGGCCCTCGACTGGTGTGTGCCTCTCTCTTCCTGCGGCTCCTGTGTCCTGCCATCCTGGCACCCAGCCTCTTTGGCCTGGCACCAGAGCACCCAGCACCCGGCCCAGCCCGCGCCCTCACGCTGATCGCCAAGGTCATCCAGAACCTCGCCAACCGTGCCCC GTTTGGTGAGAAGGAGGCCTACATGACCTTCATGAATAGCTTCCTGGAGGATCATGGACCAGCCATGCAACGCTTCCTGGACCAAGTAGCCATGGTGGATGTGGATGCGGCACCCAGTGGTTACCAGGGCAGCAGTGACCTGGCCCTCCAGCTTGCGGTCCTGCATGCACAGCTTTGTACCATCTTTGCTGAACTTGACCAG GCGACTCGTGACAGCCTGGAACCGCTGCCCACCATCCTGCATGCCATTGAGGAGGGCCGGCCTGTGCCTGTGTCTGTGCCGATGCGCCTCCCACCACCCCCGGCCCAGGTCCACTCCAG ctTCTCTGCAGGGGAGAAACCCGGCTTCCTGGCCCCTCGGGACCTCCCCAAGCACACCCCTCTCATTTCCAAGAGCCAGTCCCTGCGCAGCGTCCAGCGCGCAGGGAGTTGGGCCCGGCAGCGGCCAGACGAGGAGAGGCCCCGGAGGCTGCCCAGGCCGGTGCAGCGCACGCAGAGCGTCCCGGCTGGCCGCCCCACTCGCCGCCGCCCGTCTGCAGGGCCCAGGCCGCGACCCCAAGGCTCCGTACGCACGGGCCCCGTGCCCCGCGGCCGGCCCTGGACTGGAGCCTCGGCCTCGCTACCACGGAAGCCATCGGTGCCCTGGCAGCGCCAGCTGGACCAGCCACGAGACAGAGACCAAGCGCTGGGCACGCACCGACCTATGGGCAAG ctGGCAGAGCTGCAGTGCGAGGTGGCCGCGCTGCGCGAAGAACAGAAGACGCTGTCCGGCCTGGTGGAGTCGCTGAGCACCGACATCCGGGCGTTGACCGAGCAGCAGGAGCAGCTTCGGGGCCAGCTGCAGGAGCTGGACTCCAGGCTCCGTGAAGG GACGTCGCAGTTGGATCCGGGGCACCATCCTCCAAGCAGTGAGGACCACCGGCTGAAAAGTCTG GAGCGCCGCCTAGCGGAGCTGGAGAATGCTCAGGTCCAGCTGAGGGATGCCGTCCAGAACCTGCAGCTTCTTCCCAGGACATCAGGATCCCGGAGCCAGCTCCTAGCCCTCAAAGCACCATGCGTCAACGGAGACACCACCTGA
- the PGLYRP2 gene encoding N-acetylmuramoyl-L-alanine amidase, translating into MAAQGVLWVLLGLLLRLEPGTATLPLVMDSVIQALAELEQKAPATEASHTASAWLLSAQDSGPHDALHHFLLEGRRLKATELDPPPLSPELRGLAKEVARHGVRDGQEHGVVLAPDGSTVAVQPLLAGLEAGLQGRRAVSLPLESTATPPDARAPSPAAGGSVPDVRVPSPGCRDASADVTSTDARAAFPNARAADLGITATSPDVRPGSPDVPASSPGAKAESPTTVDSLLVVTLAKDLGLTFLQGPQTLSHPGLGSEGCWDQLSAPRAFTLLDPQASPLTTAFLNGALDGALLGDYLSRASEPRPPLSRLLSQYYGAGVAGDPGFRSNFRRQNGGALISVPTLTQQVWGALILLQRLEPAQAPQLQGLSPEQLVQVATHASTEFMEAFLGCPAIHPRCRWGAAPYQGRPTPLQLPLGFLYVHHTYVPAPPCTAFEHCARNMRSMQRFHQDTRGWGDIGYSFVVGSDGYVYEGRGWHWVGAHTRGHNSRGFGVAFVGNYTAELPTETALRTVRDVLPRCAVRAGLLRPSYRLLGHRQLVPTTCPGHALFDLLRTWPRFDANVKPRTARRASRRGPPAMILPATDLQ; encoded by the exons ATGGCGGCCCAGGGTGTCCTCTGGGTCCTGCTCGGACTGCTCCTACGGCTGGAGCCAGGAACAG CGACCCTGCCCCTGGTCATGGACTCCGTCATCCaggccctggctgagctggagcagAAGGCGCCAGCCACTGAGGCCAGCCACACTGCCTCTGCGTGGCTACTGTCAGCCCAGGACTCAGGCCCCCACGACGCCCTCCACCACTTCCTGCTGGAGGGGCGACGTCTCAAGGCCACGGAGCTGGACCCCCCTCCACTGAGCCCAGAGCTGCGAGGCCTGGCCAAGGAGGTGGCCCGACACGGCGTGCGGGACGGGCAGGAACACGGGGTGGTGCTGGCACCTGACGGCTCGACCGTGGCTGTGCAGCCTCTGCTGGCGGGGCTGGAGGCAGGGTTGCAGGGGCGACGGGCTGTCAGCTTGCCCTTGGAGAGCACGGCCACCCCTCCAGACGCCAGAGCCCCCTCTCCAGCTGCTGGAGGCTCAGTTCCTGACGTCAGAGTCCCCTCCCCAGGATGCAGGGATGCCTCTGCAGACGTCACCTCTACAGATGCCAGAGCCGCATTCCCAAACGCAAGAGCCGCAGACCTAGGCATCACAGCCACCTCTCCAGATGTTAGACCTGGCTCTCCAGATGTCCCAGCCTCCTCACCAGGTGCCAAAGCCGAGTCCCCAACTACTGTGGACAGCCTCCTGGTGGTCACCCTGGCCAAAGACCTGGGCCTGACCTTCCTCCAGGGCCCCCAGACCCTGAGCCACCCAGGCCTGGGAAGTGAGGGCTGCTGGGACCAGCTCTCTGCCCCCCGGGCCTTCACGCTCCTGGACCCCCAGGCATCGCCACTCACCACGGCCTTCCTCAACGGTGCCCTGGACGGGGCTCTCCTTGGAGACTACCTGAGCCGGGCCTCTGAGCCCCGGCCACCCCTCAGCCGCCTGCTGAGCCAATACTATGGAGCTGGGGTAGCAGGAGACCCAGGGTTCCGCAGCAACTTCCGACGGCAGAACGGAGGGGCTCTGATTTCAGTCCCCACCCTGACCCAACAGGTGTGGGGGGCCCTCATCCTGCTACAGAGACTGGAGCCAGCACAGGCTCCTCAGCTGCAGGGCCTGAGCCCAGAACAGTTGGTGCAGGTGGCCACCCACGCTTCCACAGAGTTCATGGAGGCCTTCCTGG GGTGCCCGGCCATCCACCCGCGCTGCCGCTGGGGCGCGGCGCCGTACCAGGGCCGCCCGACGCCGCTGCAGCTGCCGCTCGGGTTCCTGTACGTGCACCACACGTACGTGCCGGCGCCCCCCTGCACCGCCTTCGAGCACTGCGCCCGCAACATGCGCTCCATGCAGCGCTTCCACCAGGACACGCGCGGCTGGGGAGACATCGGCTACAG TTTCGTGGTGGGCTCGGACGGCTACGTGTACGAGGGCCGCGGCTGGCACTGGGTGGGCGCGCACACGCGCGGTCACAACTCCCGCGGCTTCGGCGTGGCCTTCGTGGGCAACTACACGGCCGAGCTGCCCACCGAGACCGCGCTGCGCACCGTGCGCGACGTGCTCCCGCGCTGCGCGGTGCGCGCCGGCCTCCTCCGGCCGAGCTACCGGCTGCTCGGCCACCGCCAGCTCGTGCCCACCACCTGCCCCGGCCACGCGCTCTTCGACCTGCTGCGCACCTGGCCGCGCTTCGACGCG AATGTGAAACCAAGAACTGCCAGGAGGGCTTCCAGGAGAGGACCCCCCGCCATGATCCTGCCAGCCACAGACCTCCAATAA